The following coding sequences are from one Danio rerio strain Tuebingen ecotype United States chromosome 21, GRCz12tu, whole genome shotgun sequence window:
- the slc22a5 gene encoding solute carrier family 22 member 4 codes for MGNYDEDTAFLGQTGPFFIRLFCLLNLIYISTGLHGLYIVFVAASPAHRCRVDVNLTEDWLEASAPTETLSNGDLQVSQCWRYSLQTLTNLSGQGYSPGQINITDIPRERCEDGWVYSADVYHSTIVSEWDLVCDSEWRVPLASSTLYMGYLLGSIVSGQLSDRFGRKKVLFGSLAAEALLMFAQSFSPSWLIFCVLYFFIGAFQISLYITAFVLGNEVLSGSLRVLFTTLGAFLHYCVGYMLLPWVAFAIRHWRTLLRVLSGLTVVYIPLWWLIPESPRWLLSQGHVQESEAILRDAARKNRVPAPEVIFKQSQIKEAAFQKSKYSALDVLRTSNIRRTTFMCLLLWMAINIGYFGLSLNTTNLSGDPFLNCFLSAVTEVPAYIVSTFLLKSCPRRPVLSAFLVIGGGFLLLVQLIPDRLQTLALALEMAGKFGFTMSFTVVYIYTAELYPTVLRNLGMGMCSSAARIGSITAPYIIFLGTFNRHLPYVLMGSLTITASLANLFLPETFGKVLPENLEQMQKSRSFPGRDKQSVEDGGGGEKMREEKL; via the exons atgGGGAATTATGATGAAGACACTGCATTTCTGGGGCAAACGGGACCCTTCTTCATCAGGCTGTTCTGTCTGCTGAACCTGATCTACATCTCCACGGGCCTCCACGGGCTGTATATCGTGTTCGTGGCGGCGTCCCCTGCGCACCGCTGCCGTGTGGATGTGAATCTGACCGAGGACTGGCTGGAGGCGAGCGCTCCTACAGAGACACTCAGTAATGGAGATCTGCAGGTCAGCCAGTGCTGGAGGTACAGCCTGCAGACGCTCACAAACCTGTCGGGTCAGGGTTATTCTCCAGGCCAGATCAACATCACCGACATCCCGCGGGAGCGCTGTGAGGACGGATGGGTCTACAGTGCTGATGTGTACCACTCCACCATCGTCTCTGAG TGGGATCTGGTGTGTGACAGTGAGTGGAGGGTCCCGTTGGCCAGCTCTACTCTCTACATGGGTTACCTGCTGGGCTCCATCGTCTCAGGGCAGCTGTCTGACAG GTTCGGCAGGAAGAAGGTTCTCTTCGGTTCTCTGGCCGCAGAAGCGCTGCTGATGTTCGCTCAGTCTTTCTCTCCCTCCTGGCTGATCTTCTGTGTTCTCTACTTCTTCATTGGAGCTTTCCAAATATCGCTGTACATCACTGCCTTCGTTCTCG GTAATGAAGTGTTGAGTGGGTCTCTGCGGGTGCTGTTCACCACACTGGGGGCGTTTCTGCATTACTGCGTGGGCTACATGCTGCTGCCGTGGGTCGCCTTTGCCATCCGCCACTGGAGGACACTACTGAGGGTTCTGTCCGGCCTGACCGTGGTCTACATCCCGCTGTGGTG GCTGATCCCGGAGTCTCCACGCTGGCTTCTCTCTCAGGGACACGTGCAGGAGTCTGAGGCCATCCTGAGGGACGCAGCCCGGAAGAACAGGGTCCCAGCTCCAGAGGTCATCTTCAAGCAGTCTCAG ATTAAAGAGGCAGCATTCCAGAAGAGCAAGTACAGCGCACTGGACGTCCTGAGAACCAGCAATATTCGCAGAACCACCTTCATGTGTTTGCTGCTGTG GATGGCCATCAACATTGGCTATTTCGGCTTGTCGTTGAACACCACCAATCTGAGTGGCGACCCGTTCCTCAACTGCTTTCTGTCGGCGGTCACTGAGGTTCCAGCATATATCGTGTCCACCTTCCTCCTGAAGAGCTGTCCCAGGAGACCCGTGCTGTCCGCTTTCCTGGTCATCGGTGGAGGCTTCCTGCTCCTGGTGCAGCTCATTCCTGACC GTCTGCAGACGCTGGCTCTGGCGTTGGAGATGGCGGGTAAATTCGGCTTCACCATGTCCTTTACAGTGGTCTACATCTACACCGCGGAGCTCTATCCCACCGTCCTCAGAAACCTGGGCATGGGCATGTGCTCTTCTGCGGCCCGCATCGGCAGCATCACAGCACCATACATCATATTCTTAG GCACGTTTAACAGACACCTGCCGTATGTGCTGATGGGCAGCCTGACCATCACCGCCTCACTGGCCAACCTCTTTCTGCCCGAGACCTTTGGAAAAGTGCTGCCCGAGAACCTGGAGCAGATGCAGAAGAGCAgaag
- the irf1b gene encoding interferon regulatory factor 1b, protein MPVSRMRMRPWLESRIDSNTINGLMWVNKEEKMFSIPWKHAARHGWEVDKDACLFKQWAIHTGKYKEGVTQPDPKTWKANFRCAMNSLPDIEEVKDKSINKGCGAVRVYRMLPAVSKKIKRSKSRDSRRRMKSLSQKVKLEDMSSEDTSAEMTQENTIDSTQSTPHTSSPTVGYEVEIGPDSTCNDIYSRFQVSPVHSTDLEDSEAILELTRQLERDSSQWLQNFGKGFLANEVCTTESLSPESQWSVSSGEELELRLYTELTPDLRSDSYTYTELWNSSSMPQSIC, encoded by the exons ATGCCCGTGTCCAGAATGCGCATGCGCCCCTGGCTGGAGAGCAGGATCGACTCCAACACCATCAATGGACTCATGTGGGTCAACAAG gaggAGAAGATGTTCTCCATCCCCTGGAAACACGCAGCTCGGCACGGCTGGGAGGTGGATAAAGATGCCTGTCTGTTCAAGCAGTGGGCCATTCACACAG GTAAATATAAGGAGGGAGTGACTCAGCCTGACCCCAAAACCTGGAAAGCCAATTTCCGCTGTGCAATGAACTCGCTTCCGGATATCGAGGAGGTGAAGGATAAAAGCATCAACAAGGGCTGCGGGGCGGTGAGAGTTTACCGCATGCTCCCCGCCGTCAGCAAGAAGATCAAGAGATCCAAGAGCCGAGACTCCCGCCGGCGGATGAAG AGTCTGTCTCAGAAAGTAAAGCTGGAGGACATGAGCAGTGAGGACACGTCTGCAGAAATGACCCAGGAGAACACCATCGACAGCACTCAGAGCACACCAC ACACTTCCAGTCCTACTGTTGGGTATGAGGTGgagatcggccctgacagcacaTGCAACGACATCTACTCTCGATTCCAGGTGTCTCCAGTGCACTCCACag ACCTGGAGGACAGCGAAGCCATCTTAGAG CTCACTCGGCAATTGGAGCGCGATAGTTCGCAGTGGCTGCAGAACTTTGGAAAGGGGTTCCTGGCCAATGAAGTCTGCACAACAGAGTCTCTGAGCCCTGAGAGCCAGTGGAGTGTAAGTTCAG GAGAGGAGCTCGAACTTCGTCTGTACACAGAACTGACCCCAGACCTGCGCAGCGACTCGTACACATACACAGAGTTGTGGAACAGCAGCTCCATGCCTCAGAGCATctgctga
- the irf1b gene encoding interferon regulatory factor 1b isoform X1: MPVSRMRMRPWLESRIDSNTINGLMWVNKEEKMFSIPWKHAARHGWEVDKDACLFKQWAIHTGKYKEGVTQPDPKTWKANFRCAMNSLPDIEEVKDKSINKGCGAVRVYRMLPAVSKKIKRSKSRDSRRRMKSLSQKVKLEDMSSEDTSAEMTQENTIDSTQSTPHTSSPTVGYEVEIGPDSTCNDIYSRFQVSPVHSTDLEDSEAILELTRQLERDSSQWLQNFGKGFLANEVCTTESLSPESQWSERSSNFVCTQN, encoded by the exons ATGCCCGTGTCCAGAATGCGCATGCGCCCCTGGCTGGAGAGCAGGATCGACTCCAACACCATCAATGGACTCATGTGGGTCAACAAG gaggAGAAGATGTTCTCCATCCCCTGGAAACACGCAGCTCGGCACGGCTGGGAGGTGGATAAAGATGCCTGTCTGTTCAAGCAGTGGGCCATTCACACAG GTAAATATAAGGAGGGAGTGACTCAGCCTGACCCCAAAACCTGGAAAGCCAATTTCCGCTGTGCAATGAACTCGCTTCCGGATATCGAGGAGGTGAAGGATAAAAGCATCAACAAGGGCTGCGGGGCGGTGAGAGTTTACCGCATGCTCCCCGCCGTCAGCAAGAAGATCAAGAGATCCAAGAGCCGAGACTCCCGCCGGCGGATGAAG AGTCTGTCTCAGAAAGTAAAGCTGGAGGACATGAGCAGTGAGGACACGTCTGCAGAAATGACCCAGGAGAACACCATCGACAGCACTCAGAGCACACCAC ACACTTCCAGTCCTACTGTTGGGTATGAGGTGgagatcggccctgacagcacaTGCAACGACATCTACTCTCGATTCCAGGTGTCTCCAGTGCACTCCACag ACCTGGAGGACAGCGAAGCCATCTTAGAG CTCACTCGGCAATTGGAGCGCGATAGTTCGCAGTGGCTGCAGAACTTTGGAAAGGGGTTCCTGGCCAATGAAGTCTGCACAACAGAGTCTCTGAGCCCTGAGAGCCAGTGGAGT GAGAGGAGCTCGAACTTCGTCTGTACACAGAACTGA
- the irf1b gene encoding interferon regulatory factor 1b isoform X2, which translates to MPVSRMRMRPWLESRIDSNTINGLMWVNKEEKMFSIPWKHAARHGWEVDKDACLFKQWAIHTGKYKEGVTQPDPKTWKANFRCAMNSLPDIEEVKDKSINKGCGAVRVYRMLPAVSKKIKRSKSRDSRRRMKSLSQKVKLEDMSSEDTSAEMTQENTIDSTQSTPHTSSPTVGYEVEIGPDSTCNDIYSRFQVSPVHSTDLEDSEAILEERSSNFVCTQN; encoded by the exons ATGCCCGTGTCCAGAATGCGCATGCGCCCCTGGCTGGAGAGCAGGATCGACTCCAACACCATCAATGGACTCATGTGGGTCAACAAG gaggAGAAGATGTTCTCCATCCCCTGGAAACACGCAGCTCGGCACGGCTGGGAGGTGGATAAAGATGCCTGTCTGTTCAAGCAGTGGGCCATTCACACAG GTAAATATAAGGAGGGAGTGACTCAGCCTGACCCCAAAACCTGGAAAGCCAATTTCCGCTGTGCAATGAACTCGCTTCCGGATATCGAGGAGGTGAAGGATAAAAGCATCAACAAGGGCTGCGGGGCGGTGAGAGTTTACCGCATGCTCCCCGCCGTCAGCAAGAAGATCAAGAGATCCAAGAGCCGAGACTCCCGCCGGCGGATGAAG AGTCTGTCTCAGAAAGTAAAGCTGGAGGACATGAGCAGTGAGGACACGTCTGCAGAAATGACCCAGGAGAACACCATCGACAGCACTCAGAGCACACCAC ACACTTCCAGTCCTACTGTTGGGTATGAGGTGgagatcggccctgacagcacaTGCAACGACATCTACTCTCGATTCCAGGTGTCTCCAGTGCACTCCACag ACCTGGAGGACAGCGAAGCCATCTTAGAG GAGAGGAGCTCGAACTTCGTCTGTACACAGAACTGA